Below is a genomic region from Octopus bimaculoides isolate UCB-OBI-ISO-001 chromosome 29, ASM119413v2, whole genome shotgun sequence.
taatctgaatgttaatgaGTTAAAGCAATTAACAAGGCAATTTGCAGCATCTTCAGATATTAACAAAGATTATTATTGATGGAAATATATCAGTAGAAATATTTAAGAGCAATATACGAGAAGAAGGAAAACATTTGTGTACTGTAACAAGAGAAAGGAAcattatggaaaatgaattatatGAAAGAACTGATTTTTCTGATGTTAAGAATGAAAAGGGCAAAATATCATATgattgtgatacctgtggtaaattcTTCTCAAGGAAAGCTAGCTTACtcactcacaaacgtattcatacaggagagaagccatatcattgtaatatctgtggtaaatccttctctcagACTGGCTCTGTAATTATTCACAAGCGCAATGTCCACaccggagaaaaaccatatcactgtgaaatctgtggtaaatcgtacTCACAAGGTAATGACTTGACTAGgcacaaatgcattcatacaggggagaagccatatcgctgTAATGTCTGTGGTAGATCATTCTTTCTAAATCATGTCTTGGCTCGGCacagacgcattcatacaggagagaagccatttcattgtaatatttgtggtaagtCCTTCTCTCAGACTAGTTCCGTAACCATTCACAAGCGTAATGTTCACACAGGAGaaagaccatatcactgtgaaatctgtggtaaatcattctctcgaaataaTGGTTTGACTaggcacaaacgcattcatacaggagagaagccatatcactgtgatatctgtggtaaatcattctctcaaaataatgGTTTGACTaggcacaaacgcattcatacaggagagaagccatatcactgtgatatctgtggtaaatcattctctgaaacaaGTCCCTTAACTAGTCACAAGTGTGTTGTTCATACAGGAGAAGGACTATATCGCTGTGaattctgtggtaaatcattctctcaaaataatgACTTGACGAATCATAAATGCCTCCATACTGGAGAGGAACCATATCGCTgttatatttgtggtaaatcattctatgaatatataaacttAACTAAtcacatacgtattcacacagtagagaagccatatcaaagcggtatctgtgataaatcattctttcaTGGACCAAATTTAACTGtccacaaatatattcattccaGTGTGAAGCCGTATCACTGtaaaatctgtggtaaatccttctctcgaAATGATCACTTATCTAAGCACAAGAGTGTTCAGACAGGGGATAAGCcgtatcactgtgaaatctgtggtaaatccttctttCGAAACGATCACTTATCTAAGCACAAaagtgttcatacaggagaaaagccatatcactgtgaaacttgtggtaaatctttcactCGAAACGATTACTTAACTAGCCAcaagcgtgttcatacaggagataagccatatcactgtgaaatctgtggtaaatctttctctcaagaTAATCACTTAACTAAGCAcaagcgtgttcatacaggagagaagccatatcactgtgaaatctgtggtaaatcattctctcaaagtgaaCAGTTACCTAAGCACaggcgtgttcatacaggagagaggccatatgactgtgaaatctgtggtaaatcctacTCTCGAATTTATAACTTAACTCgtcacaaacgtactcacacagTTGAGAAGGCAtagttgtgatatctgtggcagcTTGACTACTCAACAAAGCATTCATACGAGAGACAAACCATCTCAGTAATCTGTCATTACTGTTCTCATGTTCTCCTTTGCCATGCATTCATGAGTCAGATGTAATTTATTGAGGTGAATTTTCTCCGTCCAGAGGCCCTTCCTGTtgcctcccccaccaccactaccttttCTGTAGGTCTTGATACATCTCCaacaccatctatttctctctatatgtctgtcattctctcctttcttttcctactGGAATCGTtaagtatctcctctatagtaagacacttgTCTCTCTCCTGCTATTATACATTAACCTCTcgactggcacaaagccatccccccccccccagttccACTCcctctgccagctgagtggatctTTATCTGGCCAGTTATTTGGTGATCCCCTatgctgctgatgctggtgccacttaaaaatcaCCCAATACACTCAATAAAGTGGTCaccattaggaatggcatccagccatagagaccatacCAAAGGGGACAATGGATCCTAGTGCATCTCTCTGTTTGACCAGcttttgtcaaactgtctaatTAATGTTAGAAAAAGAATGCTTCTCAGTAAACAACTCTacacttgtatttttttaaattcaaattacgacaaatgtaaataaacaaacgaagcttgcttttttagaaagttaaagaagtaattttaaattctcaatcgcagaataatgctaataatataacctgaacaggataaactatccctgaATCAGTGGTCACGTCTACAAATGATGGTGTCCCTGAATCttgtgaaagtgattcagaaaacaattataatatattttgtctctTCTAAATGATCTGAACAttgtttttactttacataaaatattctttacattctactgttgttttcttgtcatttatttacaagtattacaaattttagaggtaaaatatttttctgcgaatgtattacaatttataacattgcttctatgggaaattattgctttgCTTAATGAGTTTTCACTTTAGGAGCAGCCTCCAGGAATAAATTAACTTGtatcaaccaatcactgatgtctattgaggtgaaaacaattactgctgtgaattGTGAACACTAcacgttgtgcggtgtaatgggatcttttcccttgaataaaattatacatatatacgcatatatacatgattaacataatagggtaaaaatttgatattaattaatatcaatttaataccaggaaactagcacattaaaagaatcagaaggttcagaaaaaaattttctgagatcCTAAGAGgcttatagtacttgtgtatataaaagcgACCACTAAGTGGTCTgttaatatgctagaaaaagatcacttaaaaaattctcaatctttctttttatatttatatatatacacatatataatttgtttttcttcagaATATACCATTTCAGCGacaaatttacaaacatacactcccATTTATATAGGGATCTTTCTGATGCCCGGTTGAGTAGGAGGGCAGAACGGTGACCAAGGAAGCTGTGGGCACAAACCTGGGTGAATCTGACCGCAGGAGCAGATCTTGGTGGTAGTAAAAGTAACTTCTTTTTTGCCTGCTTTTAGTGTTGTTGTCTTTGTAGCCATGTGGGTAATTGCACATACTGTATTACACATCCTGAGCAAGGTTCAATCCCTTCCAGGAGCACTATCCTTGGTGTTTATAAAAATTTGTCTTTAGTTttgatagatttaaatatctcttAATTTACTACATTAATGTTGGGTGTCTTGGTGGTCTTGTGGGTAGAGACATGATTAGACATCTACATTGAACATCCTGGGCATGTTCAATCCTACCCAGGGCTTGCATTAAGGGGtcttattaaaatttttcattttttttttcatctctagagataaaaaatgaaaatgtttaataagaCCCCCTGTCATTCCTGGCAGAGATTAGAAACCTCTGCCTGTGTCTTGTTACTACTTCTAAACACCCTTACCTACTGGGCCACCAAAGCAGCAACAATTTttatgagaaaattaagatacttaaatttatttcaaatattgtatttactataaatatatgagGGAGATCTGGTTACTATGTGAAGGCTGCCTTGTGGCCccttctttgcacacacacacacacacatatttttggtgagtgaaatttggttgcttaaataaaagtatttaataatgTCTTCTGTAATTTCTAGCAGATTTGAAACCTCCACTTCTAAACATCTTGACCTGTTAGGCcaccaaagcaacaacaattctactgtgaaaatgaaaatatttaaatttatttcaattattgggCTTATTATAAAGagttgaatgagatttggttactatgtcAAGGCTGTTTTATGACTCCCTTCTTCACACACAATCTTTTTGTTGATGAAATTTGGATgcttagataaaaatatttaataagacaTCTTGTAATTGCTGGCAGAGATTTGAAACCTCCACTAGAgtaatttgttattatttctaaacaCCCTTACCTTTTGGGCCATCAAAGCAATAACAATTCTCAtaagaaaattaagatatttaaatttatttcaattattgggTTTACTATAAAAATTTggaggagatttggttactatgtcAAAGCTGCTTTGTGGCCCCTTCTTCACACAGACAATCTTTTtgctgagggaaatttggttgcgtaaataaaaatgttatttaataagaACCTTTGTAATTCTTGGAAGAGATTTGAAACCTCCACTTGTTATATTACCACTTTGCAACACCCACACCTACTGAACTACCAAatcatcaataattttaataaaatcaagatatctaaatttatttcaattaatggaATTACCATGAAGATATGATGGCAATTTGATTACTCTGTGAAGGCTGCCTTGTGGCCCCTTCTTCACACACAATCTTTTTGTTCAGGGTAATTTGGTTGCTTNNNNNNNNNNNNNNNNNNNNNNNNNNNNNNNNNNNNNNNNNNNNNNNNNNNNNNNNNNNNNNNNNNNNNNNNNNNNNNNNNNNNNNNNNNNNNNNNNNNNNNNNNNNNNNNNNNNNNNNNNNNNNNNNNNNNNNNNNNNNNNNNNNNNNNNNNNNNNNNNNNNNNNNNNNNNNNNNNNNNNNNNNNNNNNNNNNNNNNNNNNNNNNNNNNNNNNNNNNNNNNNNNNNNNNNNNNNNNNNNNNNNNNNNNNNNNNNNNNNNNNNNNNNNNNNNNNNNNNNNNNNNNNNNNNNNNNNNNNNNNNNNNNNNNNNNNNNNNNNNNNNNNNNNNNNNNNNNNNNNNNNNNNNNNNNNNNNNNNNNNNNNNNNNNNNNNNNNNNNNNNNNNNNNNNNNNNNNNNNNNCATTATTTGAAAAAAACTGGTACAACAGAGaacctcttcatcatcatcatcgtttaacgtccactttccatgctagcatgggttggacgatttgactgaggactggtgaaaccggatggctacaccaggctccaatctgatctggcagtgtttctacagctggatgcccttcctaacgccaacaactccgagagtgtagtgggtgcttttacgtgccacccgcacgaaggccagtcaggcggtactggcaacggtcacgctcaaaatggtgtattttatgtgccacccacacaagagccagtccaggggcactggcaacgatctcgctcaaaagtcccgAAAATGATTAAACCAAAGACATCACAGTGACCGGATTTTTCCCcttatgaatgcgtttgtgtgttttaaGAGTACccttttcagagaatgatttatcacagatatcgcACGTGtacggcttctctcctgtatgaattcgtttgtgtATAGTCAAGTGTTCATTTCGAGAGaacgatttgccacagatatcacagtgaaatggtttctcccctgtatgaatgcgcttaTGCTTAGTTAAGTGACTCCCATcggagaaagatttaccacagatatcacactgatacggtctctctcctgtgtgaatatgcatgtgtgtatttagttTGCCTTTCtcagcaaatgatttaccacagatctcacagtgatatggtttctctcctgtatgaatacgtctgtgtgtagTCAAGTTGCTGCTttcagagaaggatttaccacagatatcacagtgatatggattttcccctgtatgaatgcgtttatgtctAATCAAATGATGATTGCGAAAGAACGACTTGCCACAGATATcgcactgatatggtttctctcctgtgtgaatgcgcTTGTGTTTAGTCAAGCAGCCTCCGTCggaaaacgatttaccacagacatcacagtgatatggtttttctccagtatggaCACGTTTATGGATAGTTAGATGACCAATTTGAGAGAATGaactaccacagatatcacagcgatacgGTTTCCCTCCTGTATGGATGCGTTTGTGCGTAATCAAGGCATGACTatgagagaatgacttaccacagacgtcacagcgatatggtttctctccggtATGACTACGTTTGTGTGCTGATATTTTACCACTCTCGGAGAAAGATTTTccgcagatatcacaatgatatggtttctctcctgtatggatgcgCCTATGTTTAGTTAAGTCTCCATTTTCacagaacgatttaccacagatatcacaacaatatggtttttcccctgtatgagTTCGTCTGTGCCTAATTAAATtactacttccagagaatgattttccacagatatcgcaatggtagggtctctctcctgtatgaacacgtttgtgagtaGTCAAGCTGCTATTCTGAGAGAACAATTTACCGCAGGTGTCACACttatatggtttctcacctgtatgactATGTTTGTGAGTAAGAACTTTACCTTTctcagagaatgacttaccacagatatcacagtgatgtggtttctctcctgtatgaatacgtttgtgcgtAGTTAGGTTAcctttctgagagaatgatttactacagatatcacaataatGCAGCATCTCTTTCTTTATATCACAAGGAACGTCAATCCTTTTAGTCTGTCTTTTACGCTTAACCTTGTCACTACACATTTCATATTCCATCACTTTTTTTCCTCGAACCTCAACACAGATATTTTCTTCCTTGCATTTTCACTGCTCTACTGTGACATGCTATTATCGTTGTCGGTATACAATAATGCTGGAAAACACTTCTGTAACCCAAGTCTAAATAAAACGAAAATTCCTTTGATAAATTATTTGGTGACATGTAAAACGCACCTGTTCTGACGACATGTTAAAAGCATCAAGTACACTCTGCGGAGTGGCtaacattaagaagggcatccagctgtaaagagaATGATCTGCCAGAGGTGTCAGTCATATGGCTTGTTTCCTGCATTCGTACGGACTTAAAACACCTCTTTGTGTAAAATTTGCCCAAGTTTCACTCTTCACCacccagattactctgtcaaatgcttaTCGCTTCACATTACTTCAAATTAA
It encodes:
- the LOC106877976 gene encoding zinc finger protein 737, yielding MENELYWSEDEYKRESEEIDFPDDVKNEKGKTSCDCDTCDYQTGSVIIHKRNVHTGEKPYHCEICGKSYSQGNDLTRHKCIHTGEKPYRCNVCGRSFFLNHVLARPLTSHKCVVHTGEGLYRCEFCGKSFSQNNDLTNHKCLHTGEEPYRCYICGKSFYEYINLTNHIRIHTCEAVSL
- the LOC128251245 gene encoding zinc finger protein OZF-like, whose protein sequence is MEYEMCSDKVKRKRQTKRIDVPCDIKKEMLHYCDICSKSFSQKGNLTTHKRIHTGEKPHHCDICGKSFSEKGKVLTHKHSHTGEKPYKCDTCGKLFSQNSSLTTHKRVHTGERPYHCDICGKSFSGSSNLIRHRRTHTGEKPYCCDICGKSFCENGDLTKHRRIHTGEKPYHCDICGKSFSESGKISAHKRSHTGEKPYRCDVCGKSFSHSHALITHKRIHTGGKPYRCDICGSSFSQIGHLTIHKRVHTGEKPYHCDVCGKSFSDGGCLTKHKRIHTGEKPYQCDICGKSFFRNHHLIRHKRIHTGENPYHCDICGKSFSESSNLTTHRRIHTGEKPYHCEICGKSFAEKGKLNTHMHIHTGERPYQCDICGKSFSDGSHLTKHKRIHTGEKPFHCDICGKSFSRNEHLTIHKRIHTGEKPYTCDICDKSFSEKGTLKTHKRIHKGKNPVTVMSLV